In the genome of Thiorhodovibrio winogradskyi, the window GCCGGATCTGGTGTTTCCGACCATGATCGTCGACCTGCTGCCGGTGGGCCTCCGTGGACTCCTGCTGGCTGCCTTCGTCGCCGCGATCCTGTCCAGCCTGGAGGCGATCTTCAACTCCTCGGCAACCCTGTTCACGATGGACTTCGTGCGCACCTTCCGCCCACGGACCAGTGATCAAGGGCTGGCCCGTTTGGGCCGCTGGTCCACGGTCGGTTTCATGATCGCGGCGATCCTGTGGTCACCGATCGTGCTGCAGTTTCCCACCCTCTGGCAGTATCTGCAGTCGTTCATGTCCTACATCACACCACCGGTGACGGCGGTATTCATTATCGGCATCTTCTGGCCGCGGGCCAATGCCGCCGGTGCGCTGGCGACGCTGCTCATCGGCGTGCCCCTGGGTATCCTGGGATGGGCCGCCAACGAGCTGCTCGACTTGCTGTCGATCCAGTACCTCTATGCGGCCGGAATCATGTTCGCCTTGAGCGCCTTGATCCTGGTCATCGTGAGCCTGGCGACCGCGCCGCCTGACCCGGAGAAGGTCCAGCGCTGCACCTGGCGTCCAGCGCTATGGCGGCAGGAGAGCCAAGAGCTGGCCGACACGCCCTGGTATCTGAACTATCGCTATATGGCGCTTGGGTTGACGCTGCTGGCAGCGGCGATGGTGCTCTGGTGGTGGTGAGCCATTTCGAGGATCACCGATAGGGCGCGGATGGGTGCGCGCATAGAGACAGATAGAGACCGCATCTGGCGAAATGAACCCTGATCGGCGCATTACCCCCCGCACGTCGCCGCAATCCCCTGGTTGGCTCAGCACCAACTGCCAGAGTTGGATTGGGTGATAACAACCAGAGCTGGTGCAAAATACCCATGCCCCATCCATGACTTCGGTTAAGGCTTCGGGCGCCTGGTTGCGGCAATGTCGCAGCGTTCGCGAATACGGCCCCGCGGAAAGAGCGGCATCGTAATTCGACCTCGCGTCCGGCGTGACTGTGGTTGGTTTTGATGCTCAAGGAGGATGCTCACGCACAGGCCACCTCGGTGATGCGGTGCTGGGCGCGATTGACGGCGGCATCACCAGCTTCGCGGTCGTCGCTGGCGCCGTCGGCGGCGGCTTCTCGAGCCTGGTGGTCATCATTCTGGGCGTCGTCAGCATCGCCGCGACCTCGCTGGCGTTCCTCTGCGTCGGTATCGCCAAGGGCTGGATGTTGGATCAGTCGCGGTTCCGCTCCGGCCTCGAGACCCTACTCACCGGCGGCGGCGCCGCGGTGCTTGCCTACGGCGCCGGCGCCCTGCTGCGTGCCTGGATGGGGACCGGCACCATGGCTTAAATTGCCTTGGCACACGGCGATGGCCGCTTCGAGCTCGGACTCTTCTACCTGAGCGCCGAGCTCGATACCTGGGAGGACGGCAAGCGGATCTCCTCGCGCATCTGGGATCACCGCATCGAGCACGACTTCCTTTTGGCGATTGCCGAGGGATCAGGATCAGCCTGGGCTCAGAGCAGCAGCAGGCTGAGCGCCATCACCGCCATGCCAGCGACCAGCGCATACACAGTTGGATGATGCTCACCATAGGTCTCGGCCGATGGCAGCAGCACGTCGAAGGAGATGAAGATCATGATCCCGGCGACGGCCGCCAGTGAGAGACCGAGCAGGGCCTGGGACCAAAAGCTGGACAACAACAGCAGGCCGAGCAGCGCGCCGACCGGCTCCGAGAGCCCCGACAACGCGGACCAACCGAACGCCTGCCAGCGGCTGCCGGTCGCGTAGTAGACCGGCACCGAGACCGCGATCCCTTCAGGAATATTGTGAATACCCACCGCAAGCGCGACCGGCATCCCGAGATGGATATCCTGCATCGAGGTCAGCAATGTCGCTAGCCCTTCGGGCAGATTGTGCAGCGTGATGACCGCCGCGGTGAGCAGACCGACCTTCATCAACGGCTCGGCGCCAACCGCCTCCTTTCCCCTGGTGTCGGTTTCCGCACTGCCAGAAGCCTCCACGTTTGCCGCGCTGCTAGGCGGGCCCTGCGAGCCGGGAGAATCCAGCCTGTCGCGAGGGCGCATCTCATGCGGGTTGTAGCCGAGCGGAACCGAGCGATCAATGACCGCGACCAGCAGCATGCCGACAAACAAGGCCACGACGGCTGTGGTGTGAGCACTGCGACTGATCTCCTCGAGCGCGTCGACGCCGGACGGTAGCAGCTCGACGAAGGAGACGTAGATCATCACCCCCGCCGAGAACCCGAGTGAGATCCCGAGGAAGCGGGTATCCGCGCGAGGAGCAAAGAAGGCGATCGCGCTGCCAATCGCAGTGGCGAGGCCGGCAAGCAGCGTCAACAGCAATGCCGGCCAGATCGAACTGGCATCCATAGAGGGTGGCTCCTTAGAACTATGAGGATAGGTGCATTTGGCATCATCCAAGCAGTTTTTCGGCCACATTGACTTTTCGTTGGATGACGTGTCAGCGACGAGACCTGGCATATCTACGCTGGGCGGATTCCGTTCGAGGCCGAGGAGATCAGCCTAGACGAGATCCCGAAGAAGCGCGCCAAGGTCATGCCACGATCAGCATTTCGCGCTCGAGCTGCTGGCTCGAGATTCGATGGTGCTTGATCAGCGCCTTCCAGAGGATTAGTACCAGATGGCCCTTGGAGACTCAGGTCACCGTTCGTCCGTCGAACCGCTCAGTTGCGCCTTGAGACGCTCAAGCTCGGCCAGGGCGAGTTCCTTGGCGGCCCGTTCTTGCTCGGTGTTGACCCGTTCGGTGTGGAATTTGTTCAACTCCAATAGCCAGATGCCGCCGTGCTCGACCAAGCTGCGGCCTTGCGCGTCGCGCAGGCGAAAATCGTGCAGGTAGCGATCAGCAGCGTCTCGACCGCCTGTAGCCCCTGCGGTGTGCCAGGCACCTTGATGAACAGGTTGGGGCGACCGACCCGGTCCCACAGCGCGCGTGCCTGACGCAGGGTCGCGAGCGGATCATAGGCCAGGTGGGGTGAGACATCGAGGCTGACAAAACCGTCGCGGCCGTCGCTCGCTTCATACACCGGCAGCAGCAGATCGCAGGCGCGGATGCGCGCTGCGAGCTGGCCGTTGTCGAGCATGTCGCGTGACAGACTATCGAGCCAGAAGCGCTGGCCGTGATCCTTGAGCTTGGCGAGTTGCTGATTCGGCATTGCGGAATCCCTTTGATGATTGGCACGGATGGCAAGGATTGACGGGCCTGTGCGCGCTGGCGGCCAAGGCCTCGTCGAGTCAGAAGTCATTTGCAAGAGATTATTTGCAAGAGAAAGGCTGCAAGAGAAAGGCCAGCCTCGCCAAACGGCCAGACTTCGGACAGATTGCCGAGAACAGGGTCGAGCCGCTGCCCGAGGGTGGGGCCAATGCCCCGACCAACGGGGCAAAACGCCCGCTTGCACTTGCACAGCCGGCACATTGGTGAGACGCAATGGGTGAGGCGCGGCAAGTCGGGCAAGGACGCCATCGGCGTCATCGTCCTAGCCGCCGAGCAGTTCGAGCGTTGTCACCCTTCCTTGCCGACCCTGAGACCCGACCCTGAGTCCGGGGCTTGTCGTTAGACTCCTCGATCAGATCAAGGCAGAACGGTGCCTGCCCATCGAGCGCATGTTGACCGATGATGGCGGCAGCCGCGCTCCAGCCTTGATGACGGGTGCCGCGGGGTGTCAGGTCGCGGCCATGGATGTACTCGGCGAAGCCCCATGGCTCACCGTCCATCGGCAATGCATTGGCACGGTTGATGCCGTCGAGGAAACGCTGGGCTTGCTCCTGCAGACCCCGACGCGCCAGGTCGCAGACATAGAAGCCCGTCACCATCGGCCAGAGCCCGCCGTTGTGGTACTCGTAGGGCTCGTTCTTGAAGCTATACGAGAACATCATCTGCAGGTCTTCCCAGTCATCGTCGACGGGATGGATGACAGGATGGAACGCAGGCAGCAAGGCCGCCTTGCGGCCGTGCCAATCATGGTCGCTGTGATGATTGATGTCCTGCTTGATGTCCTGGTCGCTGTCCTGATCGCTGTCCTGGACGAGCTTCTGGGCAATACCATCCGCAATGAACTCATCCACCCGTTGCCGCTGGGCCTCATCGGCAACACCGAGCAAGGATGCCAGCACATTGGCCAAGGCATCGAAACGATAGCTGTAGCCGGCCGGTGAGAAGGACGCCATCCAATGGCGGTTGCGGCAATGCGATGCCGCCTGGAGTCCCTTGCGGTACAGGACCTCGTGGTAGACATCATCCGGAAGCGGGCTGTCGTCGTCCTCGGCAAACCAATAGTTGCAGCGAATCAGATGTCGCAGGCGGCTGATCCGCTCGGTCAGCGCGTGATCGGCTGAGCCGTGCACCGACTCGTGGACCTTGGCCAGCGTACGCTGCGCCTGGAGATAGAGCAGCTGGTCATAGAGCACATAGCCATTGCGCAGATACTCGTCCGCCCAGTCGCCGGTCAGCGGGATATAGAGCAGTCCGCGGTTGTTGAGTTCCCAGGCGCCGAGCAGGAAACGGATCTTCTCGATCACGGGGGTCATCCGATTCAGGAACGCCTCGTCACCCGTGGCACGCCAATACTCGCCGCAGCCGATCAGAAACCAGAGATTGGCATCGATGCGCCCGGCGGTGCCGCCGTAGCTGACGCGCCCGGCGATGGGATCGACGTTGCTCGGGATCTCGCCATGCGGCCCCTGATGCTGAGCCAGGGTAATGAAGGTTCTGCCCGCGGCCTCACGCAGCCCCTGATCGCCGATGAGCAGCGCCGCCAAGGCGATGATGGCGCCGTCGCGCGCCCAGATCCGGTGATAATTGCGGTGCTTGATCGGCGACGCGACGAAGCCGTGCGGACTCTTGCAGGCCTGCAGCAGCTGCACCGCGCGCTGGTAGGCCTCGTTGGGTGGCGCATTGGTTGCACTCGGTGAATGGAGCTCTTTTGGCATGCGCTCAGACCCTCTCGCGGAACAGCGCTGAGTATCGCGCTTAAGTGTCGCGCTTTTCGATCACACCACAGGCGATGCGCGGTCCGGCCGCGCCCGAAGGCTGCGAGTGGTAATCATCGGCGCCCTCGTGGATCACCAGGGCGGCGCTGTCGCGATCAAAGAGCTGCTTATCCATGTCCGAGACGCGGGTCATCACCTCGATCTCGAGCCGGCCGTTTTCGGGGATGTGGATGTTGGGCATGTCACCAAGGTGCGGCCCATCTTCGACTAGATAGCCGTGGGCATTGGCCTCCTCGGCGGTGAGATGACCGCCCGCGGAATCGAAGGGCGGATCGCAGGCACCCGTCTCGTGGATATGGAAGGCATGCACCCCCGCCGGTAGTCCACCGAGGCGCGCGTGCAATAACACCCCGTTGGGGGTCTCGCTCAGCAGCACCGCGCCAACGCTATTGCCATCACGGTCTTGCATCATGCTTTCCCCCAAGGTCGACTCAGCAGCGAGTGGCAAGCTCAGCGCGGCGCCGAGCAAGCCTGACGGGACGGCAAGCCAAGCCTTGCGGCGGATACGCGGGATGGTGGAATGGGTATCGGGCATCAGGAAGTCTCCGTGTCGGTTCGTGATTGATGGCTGCTTGTCAGCCGCCTTTGCGGTAGCAACCGGTAGTAAGTTGCCAGCAAACTTGATACCAGAACCAATTTCCGCGAGGTTTAACAAGTTCAATGCCTACCCAGAGCGCAAGCATCCCCTCAACCATTGCCCATATCCACCAGCGACGGGTTGTATTGACCCACGACTGATCAGCCACCTCAGCCTCGACAAGCTGCAAACCCAGATCCAGCCTCATCCAACCTCAGTGGCCATGAGCTGGGGCCATGAGCTGGCCCGCTTGTTGCTGATCACTGGAGCTGGTCTTGTTAGCGAGAGGTTGTTCATGATGGAAGGCTACACACCAGTCCTGTCAACGATCGGCGGGGTACTGATCAGTTTCGCCACTATCGCATTACTCTATTTCAACGGCCGCATCGCCTTCAACGGCCGCATCAGCGGCATCATGGGCGGCTTGCTCAGGCCGCAGCAGGGTGACACGCTTTGGCGCGCGGTCTTTCTGGCCGGACTCATGACCGGAGCGGCCCTGATCCTGCTGCCGCAGCCAGCGGCGATGGATTTGCGCTTCGACGTCTCGAATTCGACGATTATCCTCGGTGGCTTCCTGGTCGGCATCGGCACCCGCATCGGCACCGGCTGCACCAGCGGCCATGGGGTCTGCGGCGTCGGTCGGCTAGCGCCGCGATCACTGGTCGCGAGCGCGGTCTTCGTCGGCTTCGCGATCACTACCGCGACCACGGTCCGGCATGTCTGGGAGGGCTTCTGATGCTTGGCTATCTCGTCGTCTTCCTCTCCGGCGCTCTGTTCGCGGTGGGTCTTGGTGTCTCCGGCATGACATTGCCGAAAAGGGCATTGGTTTTCTTGATCTCGGTTGCGACTGGGATCCGAGCCTGATCCTGGTGATGGTCGGCTCGGCCGGTGTCTAACTGCTGCTCTACCCTTGAATCAAGCAGCGCTCGAGCCCGCTGTTCGATACCGAGTTCCACATCCCGACCCGTAACGACATCGATCAACGGCTGCTCATTGGCGCCGCGCTCTTTGGTGTCGGCTTGGGCCTGGTTGGGTTCTGCCCCGACCTGGCCATGACCGCCCTCGCGAGCGGACATCCCGATGCGCTGATCTTCTTCACCGCCATGGTGACAGGGATGTAAGCCCACCGCACGGTGGACCAACTCGCCAAGAATCGGACACCGACCGGGAGCATGAGTGAGGGATGAGCTGAATGCTAGGCTATCAGGCAACGCCCGAGGGGGCAGTGCCCTAAGGAACAGCACCCGAGGCAATGGAGATCGTTCCGAGCCCCAGCACCAGGTTCAGCGACTCAAGCTCGGGCCGATGCAAAACCTGGTCTATGTTATCAAGATCCATGTAATGGCCGAGGAGGCCGATTTCTGGCAGCGCGCGACAGGCGCCAGCCACGGCTGATCGCACCGGCGAGGTCTAGGCCTCCCCGCCGCCGCCAAAGCTGCATCGGCACCATGACGGCGACCGCATCAGGCTCGGCGCCACCGAGATCACCTGCATCGCCACCCCGGGCTGCGAGGGAGCCGGCCAGATGAACGCCACCTTTGATCGAACGTCTAGCAGCTGATCGATGACCTAGGATCACAGCCGCATGTGCGCACCCGCAAATCTGGCACGACTTCTGCTTAATCTGCTCGGGCAAGCTGATCGATCGCGGCCTAACCCAGCCCAAGACTCAACCTAGTCAAAACTCCTAGTCAACACTCAACTTAAGTGGAGTGACATCATGTCTCGATCCAAGACCTTCCCCTACCTGATCGCGCTTACGGCCCTATTCGCCGCAGCCACAACAATGGCCGAGCCACAGCAAGACGACAGCAGCGCAATGCCAAAGAATCTCGACGACTACCAGTTCATCAATGCCATCGCCATTGATGACCCCGAGGATCTGTTGCACGGTTTCCATCACTTCTATCTCAACAAGGCAGGCATTGAGGCATTCCTGCAGGGTGGACCCTATCCCGTCGGCGCCGAGTTCGTCGGCCTGGTCTACGAGATCACCCGCGATGGTCCAATTCGCAACGAGGGCGAGGGCAAGGCGATCGCCCTGATGGAGAAGGTCGAGGGCGCCGAGGAGACCGGCGGCTGGCGCTTCGCACTGCTGACGCCGGACGGCTCAGCGATGGACATCGACCCGGCCAAGGACTGCTTCGACTGTCACACGCAGGTCAGCGAGCGCGACTTCGTGTTCTCTCAACCGCATCATGTCGGGGGGCTCGGCTGGACGCCGACTAACGGGCATTAATCAACGGAGATGGCCTTGCTCTATGCCGTTCTGAAAGCCGTCCATCTATTCGGCGTTGTGCTCCTGGTCGGCAATGTCATCGTGACCCTGGCCTGGAAGCTGGGTGCCGACCGCACCGGTCAGCCGTCGGTGATCGCCTTTGGCCAGCGCTTGGTCACCTTGACCGATTGGTGGTTCACGCTCGGAGGTGTGGTGCTGATCCTGATCGGTGGCTTCGGCATGGCCTGGGTCGCGGGGCTTGACCCCTTCGGCGTGCATTGGCTGGTCTGGGGTCAGATCCTGTTTGGCATCTCGGGGCTGCTCTGGGCGCTGATTCTGATCCCGACCCAGATCCGCCAAGCGCGCCAGGCCAGCCGCTTCGAGGCCACTGGCGAGATTCCAGCAGAGTATTGGCGTGGCGCCCGACGCTGGACCGGGTGGGGGATCTTGGCCATCGTGCCGCTGCTGGCCGCAATCTGGATCATGACTGCAAAACCGACAGCAGTACCGGCCGAGCCTGCGGGCCGGCTCAATCGAGACAAGCAGGAACAGATTCCACACGCTTGGACGGTGAGCACCAAGGCTCAACTTGGACTTAACTCAACTCGCGGCGCCACGGTTTGAAGCTGGGCAAGATGGATTCCTAACGCGACGCATCCGGGCACAGAGTTTGCTGCTCTCCGGTGCAGCCCGACCATCAACGCGAAGACATCAGAGAGAAAGACAACATAAACATTTAGCTAGCCAACGTCCTGATCCACATCGACGAGAGCCTGACCGCTTATCGC includes:
- a CDS encoding VIT1/CCC1 transporter family protein, which translates into the protein MTVVGFDAQGGCSRTGHLGDAVLGAIDGGITSFAVVAGAVGGGFSSLVVIILGVVSIAATSLAFLCVGIAKGWMLDQSRFRSGLETLLTGGGAAVLAYGAGALLRAWMGTGTMA
- a CDS encoding DUF2269 family protein, which codes for MLYAVLKAVHLFGVVLLVGNVIVTLAWKLGADRTGQPSVIAFGQRLVTLTDWWFTLGGVVLILIGGFGMAWVAGLDPFGVHWLVWGQILFGISGLLWALILIPTQIRQARQASRFEATGEIPAEYWRGARRWTGWGILAIVPLLAAIWIMTAKPTAVPAEPAGRLNRDKQEQIPHAWTVSTKAQLGLNSTRGATV
- a CDS encoding cytochrome P460 family protein; this encodes MSRSKTFPYLIALTALFAAATTMAEPQQDDSSAMPKNLDDYQFINAIAIDDPEDLLHGFHHFYLNKAGIEAFLQGGPYPVGAEFVGLVYEITRDGPIRNEGEGKAIALMEKVEGAEETGGWRFALLTPDGSAMDIDPAKDCFDCHTQVSERDFVFSQPHHVGGLGWTPTNGH
- a CDS encoding amylo-alpha-1,6-glucosidase; translated protein: MPKELHSPSATNAPPNEAYQRAVQLLQACKSPHGFVASPIKHRNYHRIWARDGAIIALAALLIGDQGLREAAGRTFITLAQHQGPHGEIPSNVDPIAGRVSYGGTAGRIDANLWFLIGCGEYWRATGDEAFLNRMTPVIEKIRFLLGAWELNNRGLLYIPLTGDWADEYLRNGYVLYDQLLYLQAQRTLAKVHESVHGSADHALTERISRLRHLIRCNYWFAEDDDSPLPDDVYHEVLYRKGLQAASHCRNRHWMASFSPAGYSYRFDALANVLASLLGVADEAQRQRVDEFIADGIAQKLVQDSDQDSDQDIKQDINHHSDHDWHGRKAALLPAFHPVIHPVDDDWEDLQMMFSYSFKNEPYEYHNGGLWPMVTGFYVCDLARRGLQEQAQRFLDGINRANALPMDGEPWGFAEYIHGRDLTPRGTRHQGWSAAAAIIGQHALDGQAPFCLDLIEESNDKPRTQGRVSGSARKGDNARTARRLGR
- a CDS encoding superoxide dismutase family protein, yielding MPDTHSTIPRIRRKAWLAVPSGLLGAALSLPLAAESTLGESMMQDRDGNSVGAVLLSETPNGVLLHARLGGLPAGVHAFHIHETGACDPPFDSAGGHLTAEEANAHGYLVEDGPHLGDMPNIHIPENGRLEIEVMTRVSDMDKQLFDRDSAALVIHEGADDYHSQPSGAAGPRIACGVIEKRDT
- the zupT gene encoding zinc transporter ZupT, which encodes MDASSIWPALLLTLLAGLATAIGSAIAFFAPRADTRFLGISLGFSAGVMIYVSFVELLPSGVDALEEISRSAHTTAVVALFVGMLLVAVIDRSVPLGYNPHEMRPRDRLDSPGSQGPPSSAANVEASGSAETDTRGKEAVGAEPLMKVGLLTAAVITLHNLPEGLATLLTSMQDIHLGMPVALAVGIHNIPEGIAVSVPVYYATGSRWQAFGWSALSGLSEPVGALLGLLLLSSFWSQALLGLSLAAVAGIMIFISFDVLLPSAETYGEHHPTVYALVAGMAVMALSLLLL
- a CDS encoding YeeE/YedE family protein — translated: MMEGYTPVLSTIGGVLISFATIALLYFNGRIAFNGRISGIMGGLLRPQQGDTLWRAVFLAGLMTGAALILLPQPAAMDLRFDVSNSTIILGGFLVGIGTRIGTGCTSGHGVCGVGRLAPRSLVASAVFVGFAITTATTVRHVWEGF
- a CDS encoding DUF6691 family protein, coding for MDQRLLIGAALFGVGLGLVGFCPDLAMTALASGHPDALIFFTAMVTGM
- a CDS encoding transaldolase family protein — protein: MPNQQLAKLKDHGQRFWLDSLSRDMLDNGQLAARIRACDLLLPVYEASDGRDGFVSLDVSPHLAYDPLATLRQARALWDRVGRPNLFIKVPGTPQGLQAVETLLIATCTIFACATRKAAAWSSTAASGYWS